The following are encoded together in the Streptomyces sp. NBC_00341 genome:
- a CDS encoding ABC transporter permease, protein MTVTATSTPPPAARKVSGGKGGRTRLSFPVVLLIIAGVLLALSAVRAITGAQDVTSAGQISAALAMAVPIGLAGLGGLWSERAGVVNIGLEGMMILGTFFGAWAGWQTNPWLGVLAGVVGGMLGGLLHAVATVTFGVDHIISGIAINILALGFTTYFAKLWFNSGEAAVKGGSPKQSPPADDITSVTIPGLSDWLHSVEKHHWFFVSDLAGVLGGLVTNVSLLTIVAVVLFVVTFFVLWKTAFGLRLRSCGENPVAAESLGVNVYTYKYIAVIISGGMAGLGGAFLSLVTSHIYNEGQTGGRGYIGLAAMIFGNWRPGGLAMGAGLFGFADALQLRNGGESVHALLLLLVVALAGIAAWKLYRKSFVQGAVSAVVAAAILVWYLATDTVPTEFVSATPYVVTLLVLSLSAQRLRMPKADGMRYRKGQGK, encoded by the coding sequence GTGACCGTCACGGCGACTTCCACCCCGCCCCCCGCGGCCCGCAAGGTCTCCGGCGGCAAGGGCGGCCGCACCCGCCTCTCCTTCCCCGTCGTCCTGCTGATCATCGCGGGCGTGCTGCTCGCGCTGTCGGCCGTGCGCGCCATCACCGGCGCGCAGGACGTGACCTCGGCCGGACAGATCAGCGCGGCCCTCGCGATGGCCGTGCCGATCGGCCTCGCCGGTCTCGGCGGCCTCTGGTCCGAGCGGGCCGGCGTGGTCAACATCGGCCTCGAAGGCATGATGATCCTGGGCACCTTCTTCGGCGCCTGGGCCGGCTGGCAGACCAACCCCTGGCTCGGCGTGCTCGCCGGTGTCGTCGGCGGAATGCTCGGCGGCCTGCTGCACGCGGTGGCGACCGTCACCTTCGGCGTCGACCACATCATCTCCGGCATCGCGATCAACATCCTGGCGCTCGGCTTTACCACCTACTTCGCCAAGCTCTGGTTCAACTCGGGCGAGGCGGCGGTCAAGGGCGGCTCGCCCAAGCAGTCCCCACCGGCCGACGACATCACCTCGGTGACGATCCCCGGCCTCTCCGACTGGCTCCACAGCGTCGAGAAGCACCACTGGTTCTTCGTCTCCGACCTGGCCGGAGTCCTCGGCGGACTCGTCACCAACGTGTCGCTGCTGACGATCGTCGCCGTGGTCCTCTTCGTCGTGACGTTCTTCGTCCTGTGGAAGACCGCCTTCGGCCTGCGGCTGCGCTCCTGCGGCGAGAACCCGGTGGCCGCCGAGTCGCTCGGCGTCAACGTGTACACGTACAAGTACATCGCGGTGATCATCTCCGGTGGCATGGCCGGACTGGGCGGCGCCTTCCTCTCCCTGGTCACCTCGCACATCTACAACGAGGGACAGACCGGCGGCCGCGGATACATCGGTCTCGCCGCGATGATCTTCGGTAACTGGCGGCCCGGCGGACTCGCCATGGGCGCGGGCCTGTTCGGCTTCGCCGACGCGCTCCAGCTGCGCAACGGCGGCGAGTCCGTCCACGCGCTGCTCCTGCTGCTCGTGGTCGCGCTGGCCGGGATCGCGGCCTGGAAGCTCTACCGCAAGAGCTTCGTGCAGGGCGCGGTCAGCGCGGTCGTCGCCGCCGCCATCCTGGTCTGGTACCTCGCCACGGACACCGTGCCCACCGAGTTCGTGAGCGCGACCCCGTACGTCGTCACGCTGCTCGTCCTCTCGCTCTCCGCGCAGCGGCTGCGGATGCCGAAGGCGGACGGCATGCGCTACCGCAAGGGCCAGGGCAAGTGA
- a CDS encoding cytidine deaminase, whose amino-acid sequence MTPTAGAGATAVAGADWDALRTAAREAMSRAYAPYSGYPVGVAALVDDGRTIVGCNVENASYGISLCAECGLVSQLHATGGGRLTHFTCVDGAGEILVPCGRCRQLLYEFGGPELVLETPDGFRTLDEMLPQAFGPSHLG is encoded by the coding sequence GTGACGCCCACCGCCGGAGCGGGCGCCACCGCCGTGGCAGGGGCCGACTGGGACGCCCTGCGGACCGCCGCCCGGGAGGCCATGTCCCGGGCGTACGCGCCCTATTCGGGCTACCCGGTCGGCGTCGCCGCCCTGGTGGACGACGGCCGCACGATCGTCGGCTGCAACGTCGAGAACGCCTCGTACGGCATCAGTCTCTGCGCCGAATGCGGACTGGTCTCCCAGCTGCACGCCACCGGCGGCGGCCGGCTGACCCACTTCACCTGCGTGGACGGGGCGGGCGAGATCCTGGTCCCGTGCGGCCGGTGCAGGCAGTTGCTGTACGAGTTCGGCGGACCGGAACTCGTCCTGGAGACCCCGGACGGCTTCCGCACCCTCGACGAGATGCTCCCGCAGGCGTTCGGACCCTCGCACCTCGGGTAG
- a CDS encoding thymidine phosphorylase produces the protein MDAISVIRTKRDRGELTPEQIDWVIDAYTRGEVADEQMSALAMAILLNGMNRTEIARWTAAMIASGERMDFSALSRPTTDKHSTGGVGDKITLPLAPLVAACGAAVPQLSGRGLGHTGGTLDKLESIPGWRAHITNAEMLNVLDTTGAVICAAGDGLAPADKKLYALRDVTGTVEAIPLIASSIMSKKIAEGTGALVLDVKVGSGAFMKTIEDARELASTMVALGTDSGVRTVALLTDMATPLGLTAGNALEVRESVEVLAGGGPRDVIDLTLALAREMLDAAGLKDADPEKALADGSAMDVWRRMISAQGGDPDATLPVAREQHIVTAPASGVLTRLDAYDVGVAAWRLGAGRARKEDPVQASAGVELHAKPGDTVTAGQPLLTLHTDTPEKFDYALKALPDAYDIAPSGTAFTATPVVRERIA, from the coding sequence ATGGACGCCATCTCCGTCATCCGCACCAAGCGGGACCGAGGCGAGCTGACCCCCGAGCAGATCGACTGGGTCATCGACGCGTACACCCGCGGTGAGGTGGCCGACGAGCAGATGTCCGCGCTGGCCATGGCGATCCTGCTGAACGGCATGAACCGTACGGAGATCGCCCGCTGGACCGCCGCCATGATCGCCTCCGGCGAGCGGATGGACTTCTCCGCGCTCTCCCGTCCCACCACCGACAAGCACTCCACCGGCGGCGTCGGCGACAAGATCACCCTGCCGCTCGCCCCGCTGGTCGCCGCCTGCGGCGCCGCCGTACCGCAGCTCAGCGGCCGGGGCCTCGGCCACACCGGCGGCACCCTCGACAAGCTGGAGTCCATCCCCGGCTGGCGCGCCCACATCACCAACGCCGAGATGCTGAACGTCCTCGACACCACCGGCGCGGTCATCTGCGCGGCGGGCGACGGACTGGCCCCCGCCGACAAGAAGCTGTACGCGCTCCGCGACGTCACCGGCACCGTCGAGGCGATCCCGCTGATCGCCAGCTCGATCATGTCGAAGAAGATCGCGGAGGGCACCGGCGCACTCGTCCTGGACGTCAAGGTCGGCTCCGGCGCCTTCATGAAGACCATCGAGGACGCCCGCGAACTGGCCTCCACCATGGTCGCCCTGGGCACCGACAGCGGCGTCCGCACGGTCGCCCTCCTCACCGACATGGCCACCCCGCTCGGCCTGACCGCGGGCAACGCCCTGGAGGTCCGCGAGTCGGTCGAGGTGCTGGCCGGCGGCGGCCCCAGGGACGTCATCGACCTCACCCTCGCCCTCGCCCGCGAGATGCTGGACGCGGCCGGGCTCAAGGACGCCGATCCGGAGAAGGCCCTCGCGGACGGCTCCGCGATGGACGTCTGGCGCCGGATGATCTCCGCCCAGGGCGGCGACCCGGACGCCACCCTCCCGGTCGCCCGCGAACAGCACATCGTGACGGCCCCCGCCTCCGGCGTCCTCACCCGCCTCGACGCGTACGACGTCGGCGTCGCCGCCTGGCGCCTCGGCGCGGGCCGCGCCCGCAAGGAGGACCCGGTCCAGGCCAGCGCGGGCGTCGAGCTCCACGCCAAGCCGGGCGACACCGTGACGGCCGGCCAGCCGCTGCTGACGCTGCACACGGACACCCCGGAGAAGTTCGACTACGCGCTGAAGGCCCTGCCCGACGCGTACGACATCGCCCCGTCCGGCACGGCGTTCACCGCCACCCCGGTGGTGCGGGAACGTATCGCCTGA
- a CDS encoding STAS domain-containing protein has translation MDPLSPVALVVTGRVTRAGVPRLCAELEAVLAASDAAVVDCDVGGLERADLAAVEAIARLSLVARRSGGRRLRLCGTPPELRLLIDLVGLADVLALAEGSP, from the coding sequence ATGGATCCCCTGTCGCCGGTTGCCCTCGTCGTCACCGGACGCGTCACGCGGGCCGGTGTGCCGCGCCTGTGTGCCGAACTCGAAGCGGTACTGGCCGCCTCCGACGCCGCCGTCGTGGACTGCGACGTGGGCGGGCTCGAACGGGCGGACCTCGCAGCCGTGGAGGCGATCGCCCGGCTGTCGCTGGTCGCCCGCAGATCGGGCGGCAGGCGGCTGCGGCTGTGCGGGACGCCTCCCGAACTGCGTCTGCTGATCGATCTGGTGGGGCTGGCAGACGTGCTGGCGCTGGCGGAGGGATCGCCGTGA
- a CDS encoding SDR family NAD(P)-dependent oxidoreductase, with product MKTYVITGGTDGIGKALALEYLERGQEVVVVGRSAEKGEAWLDAARQRNAAGRAHFIRAGLSLMAETRTVADRIRSSFAKVDALVLCARHFRTTRLVTAEGFENTFAHFYLSRFVLGYELVDLLEAADTPVILNVAGPGGEGEIHWEDLELALEYDGARALAQGGRLNDLLGVSFAAGRPGTNVRYVLLNPGMVSTSFSGQYAPNVKARIDAMRRSAQPVEEAVVPILQVLDAPPAASLSAFVRGEPLSPHGPGFAAEDARRLHEHTERLLADQLEWP from the coding sequence ATGAAGACCTACGTCATCACTGGTGGCACGGACGGTATCGGCAAGGCGCTCGCACTCGAATACCTGGAAAGGGGGCAGGAAGTGGTGGTCGTCGGGCGCAGCGCGGAGAAGGGCGAAGCGTGGCTCGACGCCGCGCGGCAGCGTAATGCGGCCGGACGGGCGCACTTCATCCGCGCCGGCCTGAGCCTGATGGCCGAGACCAGGACAGTGGCCGACAGAATCCGGTCCTCCTTCGCGAAGGTCGACGCCCTGGTGCTGTGCGCCCGGCACTTCCGGACCACCCGTCTGGTCACGGCCGAGGGTTTCGAGAACACTTTCGCGCACTTCTATCTGAGCCGGTTCGTACTGGGCTACGAGCTGGTCGACCTGCTTGAAGCCGCTGACACTCCCGTCATCCTCAACGTGGCCGGTCCCGGCGGCGAGGGCGAGATCCACTGGGAGGACCTGGAGTTGGCGCTGGAGTACGACGGGGCGAGGGCGCTCGCACAAGGCGGGCGGCTCAACGACCTGCTCGGCGTCTCCTTTGCGGCAGGCCGGCCGGGGACGAACGTGCGGTATGTACTGCTCAACCCGGGGATGGTCAGCACCAGCTTCTCGGGGCAGTACGCCCCGAACGTCAAGGCGCGGATCGACGCCATGCGCCGGTCCGCCCAGCCGGTCGAGGAGGCCGTGGTTCCGATCCTCCAGGTGCTGGATGCCCCGCCCGCAGCCTCGCTCAGCGCCTTCGTGCGGGGCGAGCCTCTCAGCCCGCACGGTCCTGGGTTCGCGGCCGAGGACGCGCGGCGGCTGCACGAGCACACTGAGAGGCTGCTCGCTGATCAGCTGGAGTGGCCCTGA
- a CDS encoding PPOX class F420-dependent oxidoreductase, which yields MPVHMSEKLQQTLDSGVFATVATLQPDGSPHQSVVWVGRDGGDVFFVTGVDKLKVRNLRRDPRLSVTINPPNEPYGYAVISGTARFESAGSRERMDELAVKYTGRTYAEQHPEPYAAVPELITVHVTPEKLAARFL from the coding sequence GTGCCGGTCCACATGTCCGAGAAGCTGCAACAGACCCTCGACTCCGGGGTCTTCGCCACGGTGGCGACCCTCCAGCCCGACGGCAGCCCGCACCAGTCGGTGGTCTGGGTGGGGCGGGACGGCGGCGACGTGTTCTTCGTGACCGGTGTCGACAAGCTCAAAGTCCGAAATCTGCGGCGTGATCCGCGGCTGAGCGTGACGATCAATCCGCCGAACGAGCCGTACGGGTATGCGGTGATCAGCGGCACCGCGCGGTTCGAGAGCGCGGGCAGCCGGGAGCGGATGGATGAACTGGCCGTCAAGTACACCGGCAGGACATACGCCGAGCAGCACCCGGAGCCGTATGCCGCAGTCCCGGAACTGATCACCGTCCACGTCACCCCCGAAAAGCTCGCGGCGCGATTCCTGTGA
- a CDS encoding TetR/AcrR family transcriptional regulator — MRADAARNLDAVLQTGARLLAQDPGMSIAAIAAAAGVDRRTVYRRFSSREALMAAVYTAKLDACEQVLADARLAEAPVAVALHRYAEDIITVSRRWPVNLQQVEEEAAAARLQRVIEQLDTFMARAVREGFIRPGLPDRWARSLLVQLTNLAAHEMPELTPAEGADVVARSLFTGLGPS; from the coding sequence ATGAGAGCCGACGCGGCACGCAACCTGGACGCGGTCCTGCAGACCGGAGCACGACTGCTGGCGCAGGACCCCGGTATGAGCATCGCGGCGATCGCGGCGGCCGCGGGTGTTGACCGGCGTACCGTCTACCGGCGCTTCAGCTCCCGCGAGGCGCTGATGGCCGCTGTTTATACGGCCAAGCTCGACGCCTGCGAGCAGGTCCTTGCCGACGCCCGGCTGGCAGAGGCGCCCGTGGCGGTGGCCCTGCACCGATACGCGGAGGACATCATCACCGTCAGCAGGCGGTGGCCGGTGAACCTGCAGCAGGTGGAGGAGGAAGCGGCGGCTGCCCGTCTCCAGCGGGTGATCGAGCAACTCGACACCTTCATGGCCCGCGCGGTGCGCGAGGGATTCATCCGCCCCGGGCTTCCGGACCGCTGGGCCCGCTCCCTGCTCGTCCAGCTCACCAACCTCGCCGCGCACGAGATGCCGGAGCTGACTCCTGCCGAGGGGGCCGACGTGGTGGCCCGGTCCTTGTTCACCGGACTCGGCCCTTCCTGA
- a CDS encoding MarR family winged helix-turn-helix transcriptional regulator, with protein sequence MSQNNTGVDLDKSLGYLLKEASSALRIAMEEVLRPLGMTVTHYSCLELLAQRPGLSNSELARGAFVTRQSMNVLLQALEREGHVTRPEEERVGKVLPARLTPSGRRNLEKATVAVRSVEVRMLSGMTEEEQSGAFRILRSMVRSLRDGDDGA encoded by the coding sequence ATGAGTCAAAACAACACCGGCGTCGACCTGGACAAATCGCTGGGCTACCTGCTGAAAGAGGCTTCGAGCGCCCTGCGCATAGCCATGGAGGAGGTGCTGCGGCCACTCGGGATGACCGTGACGCACTACTCCTGCCTGGAACTGCTGGCCCAACGGCCGGGCCTGTCCAACTCCGAGCTGGCGCGTGGCGCGTTCGTGACGCGGCAGTCGATGAACGTGCTGCTCCAGGCCCTGGAGCGCGAAGGCCACGTGACCAGGCCGGAGGAGGAGCGCGTCGGGAAGGTTCTTCCGGCGCGGCTCACACCGAGCGGCCGCCGGAACCTGGAGAAGGCGACCGTGGCGGTACGGTCCGTCGAGGTCAGAATGCTGTCCGGCATGACCGAGGAGGAGCAGTCGGGCGCGTTCCGGATTCTGCGGAGCATGGTCCGCTCCCTGCGCGACGGCGACGACGGCGCCTGA
- a CDS encoding VOC family protein yields the protein MPATGPDFISLQVRDLDASQAFYEQYLGLVRSQAGPPHAVVFETKPIAFALRDIVPGTDLASVAQPGIGAAIWLHATDVQAIHDALAADGRTIVTAPVDGPFGRTFTFADPDGYQVTLHDRA from the coding sequence ATGCCCGCCACCGGCCCTGACTTCATCTCGCTCCAGGTACGCGACCTCGACGCGTCGCAGGCGTTCTACGAGCAGTACCTCGGACTCGTCCGCTCGCAGGCCGGACCTCCGCACGCCGTCGTCTTCGAGACGAAGCCGATCGCGTTCGCACTCCGGGACATCGTTCCCGGCACCGATCTGGCATCCGTCGCCCAGCCCGGCATCGGTGCCGCGATCTGGCTGCACGCCACCGATGTCCAGGCCATCCACGACGCTCTCGCCGCCGACGGCCGCACCATCGTCACCGCGCCGGTCGACGGCCCCTTCGGCCGGACGTTCACCTTCGCCGACCCCGACGGCTACCAGGTCACCCTCCACGACCGCGCCTGA
- a CDS encoding sigma-70 family RNA polymerase sigma factor, whose amino-acid sequence MGDLTATAGDVDSRLEGHRTELTGYCYRMLGSAFEAEDAVQDTLVRAWRNFDKFEGRSSLRSWLYRIATNVCLDMLNAGNKRARPVDLSGPTPLAQAALNPLPENTWLEPMPDGRILPSVTDPAEAAVARESVRLAFVAALQHLPPKQRAVLILREVLAWKASEVAELLDTSVASVNSALQRARATLNEHQGTAADAADPLDEEQSKLLERYVAAFEGYDMKALTALLHEDAIMTMPPFDLWLQGHDDITGFMTSMGASCADSRLVATSANGTPAFAHYKPNPDGPGLVPWALQVIDISDGAITAMHCFLDTPRWFPLFGLPDHLDADAA is encoded by the coding sequence ATGGGTGATCTGACGGCGACGGCGGGCGATGTCGACAGCCGCCTGGAAGGACACCGGACCGAGCTGACCGGGTACTGCTACCGGATGCTCGGTTCGGCCTTCGAGGCGGAGGACGCGGTCCAGGACACGCTGGTGCGCGCCTGGCGCAACTTCGACAAGTTCGAGGGGCGTTCCTCGCTGCGGTCCTGGCTGTACCGGATCGCGACGAACGTCTGCCTCGACATGCTGAACGCGGGCAACAAGCGGGCCAGGCCGGTGGATCTCTCCGGCCCGACGCCGCTCGCGCAGGCCGCGCTCAATCCACTGCCGGAGAACACCTGGCTGGAGCCGATGCCGGACGGGCGGATCCTGCCGTCCGTCACGGACCCGGCAGAGGCGGCGGTGGCGCGCGAGTCGGTGCGGCTCGCGTTCGTCGCCGCGCTGCAGCATCTGCCGCCCAAGCAGCGGGCCGTACTCATCCTGCGCGAGGTGCTCGCGTGGAAGGCGAGCGAGGTCGCCGAGCTGCTCGACACCTCGGTCGCGTCGGTCAACAGCGCCCTCCAGCGGGCGCGGGCGACGCTCAACGAGCACCAGGGCACCGCGGCCGACGCCGCCGATCCGCTGGACGAGGAGCAGAGCAAGCTCCTGGAGCGCTACGTGGCGGCGTTCGAGGGCTACGACATGAAGGCGCTGACGGCGCTCCTCCATGAGGACGCCATCATGACGATGCCGCCGTTCGACCTCTGGCTCCAGGGGCACGACGACATCACCGGCTTCATGACCTCCATGGGGGCGTCCTGCGCCGACTCCCGGCTGGTGGCCACCTCCGCGAACGGCACTCCCGCCTTCGCGCACTACAAGCCGAACCCGGACGGGCCGGGGCTCGTGCCGTGGGCACTGCAGGTCATCGACATCTCGGACGGCGCGATCACCGCGATGCACTGCTTCCTGGACACGCCGCGCTGGTTCCCGCTGTTCGGACTGCCCGATCACCTCGATGCCGATGCGGCGTGA
- a CDS encoding L,D-transpeptidase family protein, which yields MKNIQGISGVRPRRVLALSVAGLTAIPAIVLGTGTSAQAAASCTASKGPYQKQVEKYLHRTVDGKQSAADCKAIRSFQSTYGVTPTLGYAGPVTWRTMQTLTAQKAAGKNPNKAKKCPTNKGRIACVDLTRQISWIQDGSKLKFGPVPVRTGRDGYETRTGAKKIYWRHINHVSSIYHSAMPYSQFFDGGEAFHAVGVKMWNPPGSHGCVNMRTADAKSYWKLLKNGDDVFVYGRKLGT from the coding sequence ATGAAGAATATTCAGGGCATATCGGGCGTGCGGCCGCGGCGCGTGCTCGCACTGTCCGTCGCGGGCCTGACCGCGATACCGGCGATCGTCCTCGGCACCGGCACATCCGCACAGGCCGCCGCGTCCTGCACGGCGTCCAAGGGCCCGTACCAGAAGCAGGTCGAGAAGTATCTGCACCGGACCGTGGACGGCAAGCAGTCCGCAGCCGACTGCAAGGCGATCCGGTCGTTCCAGAGCACCTACGGGGTCACGCCCACCCTCGGGTACGCCGGTCCGGTCACCTGGCGCACCATGCAGACGCTCACCGCTCAGAAGGCGGCCGGGAAGAACCCGAACAAGGCGAAGAAGTGCCCCACCAACAAGGGCCGCATCGCGTGTGTGGACCTGACCCGGCAGATCAGCTGGATCCAGGACGGGAGCAAGCTGAAGTTCGGCCCCGTACCGGTGCGGACCGGGCGGGACGGGTACGAGACCCGTACCGGGGCGAAGAAGATCTACTGGCGCCACATCAACCACGTGTCGTCGATCTACCACTCCGCGATGCCGTACTCGCAGTTCTTCGACGGCGGTGAGGCGTTCCACGCGGTGGGCGTGAAGATGTGGAACCCGCCGGGGTCGCACGGCTGCGTCAACATGCGCACCGCCGACGCGAAGTCATACTGGAAGCTGCTCAAGAACGGCGACGACGTCTTCGTGTACGGGCGCAAGCTCGGTACGTGA
- a CDS encoding MFS transporter produces MPPASTGASTIVVAASTQSSPVSPVTTAEDATADRLEPGGPGYRRMSFALFAAGVATFALLYSTQALLPAVSASFGATAGQASWTVSAATGALALFVLPLSALSERFGRRQMMTASLTVAVVVGLFVPFAPSLGWLIALRAVQGAALAGLPASAMAYLAEEVRPKALVAAIGLFVAGNSIGGMSGRILTGWVAQLWGWRAAVGAVGLLAVACAVVFHFMIPRARHFTPGSLNPKALARTVGGHLADPLLRRLYAIGALFMTVFGAVYTVIGYRLVEAPFNLPQGIVGSIFLVYLVGTVSSAAAGKLVARMGRRGALYLAVSTTAAGLLLSLADQLAAVLGGLVLITAGFFAGHAVASSSVSRTATKGRAQASALYQSAYYLGSSAGGTLGAVAFHAGGWAGTVTLGLLAVLGVVSITLYGTRAARVEQRRSAAVLSAQN; encoded by the coding sequence ATGCCTCCCGCCAGTACCGGGGCGTCCACCATCGTCGTGGCCGCCTCGACCCAGTCGTCCCCCGTAAGCCCCGTGACCACAGCCGAGGACGCCACCGCGGACCGGCTCGAACCCGGTGGGCCGGGCTACCGCCGGATGAGCTTCGCGCTCTTCGCCGCAGGTGTCGCGACCTTCGCACTCCTCTACTCCACCCAGGCTCTGCTGCCCGCCGTCTCCGCGTCCTTCGGCGCCACGGCCGGGCAGGCGAGCTGGACGGTCTCGGCGGCGACGGGTGCGCTGGCGCTGTTCGTGCTGCCGCTCAGCGCGCTGTCCGAGCGGTTCGGGCGGCGGCAGATGATGACCGCCTCGCTGACGGTCGCGGTCGTGGTCGGGCTGTTCGTGCCGTTCGCGCCGTCGCTGGGCTGGCTGATCGCGCTGCGTGCCGTGCAGGGCGCCGCGCTGGCCGGGCTGCCCGCGTCCGCGATGGCGTACCTCGCGGAGGAGGTCCGGCCCAAGGCGCTGGTCGCGGCGATCGGGCTTTTCGTGGCCGGCAACAGCATCGGCGGGATGAGCGGCCGCATCCTCACCGGCTGGGTCGCCCAGCTGTGGGGCTGGCGGGCCGCGGTCGGCGCCGTCGGTCTGCTGGCCGTCGCCTGCGCCGTCGTCTTCCACTTCATGATCCCCCGGGCCCGGCACTTCACCCCCGGTTCGCTGAACCCGAAGGCCCTCGCCAGGACCGTCGGCGGGCACCTCGCGGACCCGCTGCTGCGCCGCCTGTACGCGATCGGCGCGCTGTTCATGACGGTGTTCGGCGCGGTCTACACGGTGATCGGCTACCGACTGGTGGAGGCGCCGTTCAACCTTCCGCAGGGGATCGTCGGCTCGATCTTCCTCGTCTACCTCGTCGGTACGGTCTCCTCCGCCGCGGCGGGGAAGCTCGTGGCCCGGATGGGGCGCAGGGGCGCGCTGTACCTCGCCGTCTCCACCACCGCCGCCGGTCTGCTGCTCTCCCTGGCCGACCAACTGGCGGCGGTACTCGGCGGACTGGTCCTGATCACGGCCGGCTTCTTCGCCGGGCACGCGGTCGCCTCCTCGTCCGTCAGCCGTACGGCGACCAAGGGCCGGGCCCAGGCGTCGGCGCTCTACCAGTCGGCGTACTACCTCGGCTCCAGCGCGGGCGGCACGCTCGGCGCGGTCGCCTTCCACGCCGGTGGCTGGGCGGGCACGGTCACACTCGGACTGCTCGCGGTGCTCGGTGTCGTCTCGATCACGCTGTACGGGACACGGGCGGCGCGCGTCGAGCAGCGCCGGTCCGCAGCCGTGCTGTCCGCCCAGAACTGA
- a CDS encoding LysR family transcriptional regulator produces MAHQYSSQPRLSPSSYEEDIRAVLAPRLAYFEAVARHEHVTRAAQELGVPQSTLSRAMVRLEQDLGVSLFARKGRTVSLTPAGRTFLGSAERALAEVEKAADSVRADADPTAGKVAFGFLHTMGSETVPALIRAFRADHPLVRFQLVQNYGEAMIERLRAGGLDLCLTSPVPDAPDLVARRLDEQRLRLVVPDDHRLATRRRVRLAEAADETFVTLEPGYGLRRITDDLCAEAGFVPRVAFEGEEAETLRGLVAAGLGVALLPPPAVARPGVVELTVTAPRAAREIGVAWLDGHPDTPPVAAFKKFLLSRRGHLLPE; encoded by the coding sequence ATGGCGCATCAGTACAGCTCACAGCCTCGGCTGTCACCGAGCAGTTACGAAGAAGACATCCGCGCGGTCCTCGCGCCGCGCCTCGCCTACTTCGAGGCGGTCGCCCGCCACGAGCACGTGACGCGGGCCGCACAGGAGCTGGGCGTCCCGCAGTCCACGCTCTCCCGGGCCATGGTCCGGCTGGAACAGGACCTGGGGGTGTCGCTGTTCGCCCGCAAGGGCCGCACGGTCTCCCTCACCCCCGCCGGCCGCACGTTCCTCGGCTCGGCCGAACGGGCCCTCGCGGAGGTGGAGAAGGCCGCCGACTCGGTACGCGCGGACGCCGACCCCACCGCGGGCAAGGTCGCCTTCGGCTTCCTCCACACGATGGGCTCGGAAACCGTCCCCGCCCTGATCCGCGCCTTCCGCGCCGACCACCCCCTGGTCCGCTTCCAGCTCGTGCAGAACTACGGCGAGGCCATGATCGAACGCCTCCGCGCGGGCGGCCTCGACCTCTGCCTCACCTCACCCGTCCCCGACGCCCCGGACCTGGTGGCCCGACGCCTGGACGAACAACGCCTGCGCCTGGTCGTCCCCGACGACCACCGCCTCGCCACCCGCCGCCGCGTCCGCCTGGCGGAGGCCGCCGACGAAACGTTCGTCACCCTGGAACCCGGCTACGGCCTGCGCCGCATCACGGACGACCTCTGCGCGGAGGCGGGCTTCGTCCCCCGCGTCGCCTTCGAGGGCGAGGAGGCGGAGACCCTGCGCGGCCTGGTCGCGGCCGGCCTCGGCGTGGCCCTGCTCCCACCCCCGGCAGTCGCCCGCCCGGGGGTCGTGGAGCTGACGGTGACGGCACCGCGGGCCGCTCGGGAGATCGGCGTGGCCTGGCTGGACGGCCACCCGGACACCCCGCCGGTCGCGGCGTTCAAGAAGTTCCTGCTGTCACGAAGGGGGCACCTGCTGCCGGAGTGA
- a CDS encoding NUDIX hydrolase: MSFRLAAYAVCVEEGRVLIARHVSANGESNWTLPGGGVEHGEDPFDAVIREVAEETGCTAVVENLLGVDSRVISAAEARHGIMHQNVGVFYRVRITGGRLRPEPNGEIAESVWTPFADVTALRRSSLVDIGIALAHTAPATGHVGPVPVGGLVQH; encoded by the coding sequence ATGAGTTTCCGGCTGGCGGCGTACGCCGTGTGTGTGGAGGAGGGGCGGGTTCTGATCGCCCGTCATGTCTCTGCGAACGGCGAGAGCAACTGGACCCTCCCGGGCGGCGGGGTCGAGCACGGGGAGGATCCGTTCGACGCGGTGATCCGGGAGGTCGCGGAGGAGACCGGCTGCACGGCGGTGGTCGAGAACCTGCTGGGCGTGGACTCACGGGTGATCTCCGCGGCCGAGGCACGGCACGGGATCATGCACCAGAACGTCGGCGTCTTCTACCGGGTCCGCATCACCGGCGGCCGGCTGCGGCCCGAGCCGAACGGCGAGATCGCCGAGTCCGTCTGGACACCGTTCGCCGATGTCACCGCCCTGCGCCGGTCCTCGCTCGTCGACATCGGCATCGCCCTCGCGCACACCGCTCCCGCCACCGGCCACGTGGGCCCCGTCCCGGTCGGCGGCCTGGTCCAGCACTGA